One Solanum lycopersicum chromosome 4, SLM_r2.1 DNA window includes the following coding sequences:
- the LOC101257066 gene encoding protein STRICTOSIDINE SYNTHASE-LIKE 10-like — MKALKFLMFSAITLALVSLIIASDSNSENNVFEPISISGSQDVLSKAEMIPLKLDAFGAESVVFDPNGEGPYTGVADGRIIKWLQHNQTWVDFAVTSSQRENCTRASAPEMEHVCGRPLGLRFDHQTGDLYIADAYLGLQVVGPNGGLATPLVQHFEDQPLLFTNDLDIDDHDHVIYFTDSSTIYQRRQFVNATASGDKTGRLMKYDKSTKQVTILLQGLSFANGVALSKDRTFVLVSETSACRITRYWLKGPNVGTHDTFAQLPGFPDNVRMNSRGEFWVALHAKASPLARLITSNSWLGKALLRKFNFQQMHNLLVGGKPHATAIKLSEDGGILEVLEDVEGKKLRFISEVHEEENGKLWIGSVLMSSLGVYQLL; from the exons ATGAAGGCCTTAAagttccttatgtttagtgcgATAACACTCGCACTTGTCTCGTTAATTATTGCCTCTGACTCTAACTCTGAGAATAATGTGTTTGAACCAATTAGTATATCTGGATCCCAAGATGTCCTTTCAAAAGCAGAGATGATACCATTGAAATTAGATGCATTTGGAGCAGAAAGTGTTGTGTTTGATCCAAATGGTGAAGGGCCTTATACTGGAGTTGCTGATGGCCGTATTATTAAGTGGCTACAACATAATCAAACTTGGGTTGACTTTGCTGTCACCTCTTCACAAAg GGAGAATTGTACCCGGGCTTCTGCACCAGAAATGGAGCATGTATGTGGAAGGCCATTGGGCTTACGATTTGATCACCAAACTGGGGACCTTTACATTGCTGATGCATACTTAGGCCTCCAAGTTGTTGGCCCAAATGGAGGATTGGCTACTCCATTAGTTCAACATTTTGAAGACCAGCCACTTCTCTTCACAAATGACTTGGATATTGATGATCATGACCATGTAATTTACTTCACGGATTCAAGCACAATCTATCAACGCAG GCAATTTGTTAATGCTACTGCAAGTGGAGACAAGACAGGCAGACTGATGAAATATGATAAATCAACTAAACAAGTAACGATACTACTACAAGGCCTTTCTTTTGCAAATGGTGTAGCCTTAAGCAAAGACAGGACATTTGTCCTAGTATCCGAAACTTCAGCATGTAGAATAACAAGGTATTGGCTTAAAGGTCCCAATGTAGGAACACATGACACATTTGCTCAACTTCCCGGATTTCCAGACAACGTTAGAATGAATTCAAGAGGGGAATTTTGGGTCGCGTTGCATGCAAAAGCATCACCACTTGCTCGACTCATAACATCCAATTCGTGGCTAGGCAAGGCGTTGTTGAGGAAATTCAATTTCCAGCAAATGCACAACTTGTTGGTTGGAGGGAAGCCACATGCTACCGCGATTAAGTTGAGTGAGGATGGAGGAATTTTGGAGGTTTTAGAAGATGTTGAAGGGAAGAAGTTGAGGTTTATTAGTGAAGTTCATGAGGAGGAGAATGGAAAGTTGTGGATTGGTTCTGTTTTGATGTCTTCTTTGGGAGTTTATCAATTGttataa